TTTGTGTTGATAAAACAGGGAAGGCCCTTTAAGGTAAAGATTGACACCTTTCCCTGCCTACCCTGTGGTCACAAAACGGTCATTTGTAATTGAATTGAACTATCAGAAATTTATTCCAATCACACTATACTATCtgattttgttttgaattaataAACATTTGTTGAGTAATGATCATTCACGTTTGATTACATATTTGAAAGATGATATTAGCAATATTTATTTAACATTCCTGATTAATGGCTATCTGATGTAGATAGGGAGCTAGTTGACTTGGCTGCCACAGAGCAGAAGGAATAAGATGCCATTGCCTCCGTATGATTGTATGCTTCTATTTAAGCCCCATATAAGAAAGGAAGCCCTCATTGATTTGGTTTCCAGGGTGGGAAAACATGTGTACAGAAGAAATGGGGTTGTCACTGATATAAAGAGTTTCGGACCAGTTCAGTTGGGCTATGGTATAAAAAAGCTCGATGGCAGATATTATCAGGTGAGATTGACTATTCTTGATGCTGTAAGGACAATTTAtacatgtttttctttttatatgttTCTCTTGTAGGTTCTTTACCGGTTTACCCCCTTTATAGTACTTGTCTTGATATAAGCATTACTTGCTTATTTGAGTTTGCCTTAGGCTTTAGTAAATCAGAAGGACTTACATATTTTTTCTTGGTATATATGAATCCAAATTATGCAATTCTATTGTAATGTAATGTATTtccattttatatttttaatggatATAGGGCCAACTGATGCAACTGAGCATGATGGCTACTCCTGACATCAACAAAGAGCTCCATTACTTAAACAAAGAAGATAGGCTTCTGCGTTGGCTTCTTGTTAAACAACGGAACACAAAATTTGGGCTTGACTTCCTTGGCGAGGAAGGTGCAATTGAGCTTAGTGAATTGTCTCAAAGCAGAAAACTCTATGATTATGAGAATgcggatgaggatgatgatgatggcgaTGATGATGAATATGAGGTTAATGAAGAAGGGCACAAAATGAACTAAAAGATAACTGAGTATTTTGTTTGTTTCCAAAATAAGAGGATAAAACCATTGGACCAATAGGTATTTTATGTTCAACTTGTGCTTATCGATAGCGCTAGGTAAGAACTGAGACATGATCACTGTTGTCTCTTCTTGCTATTTGACAGAATAAGATTTTTGTAGCTTGCTGAAATTTTAGTTTACAAATGTGCTAGTCTTGACCCGGAGCAGTTGAGCTCGTCCAAAATAGTTGTGGCCTACGATATCTCAAGGAAAACAATAATGGTCAGAGGATAAGAGCAGTTTCAATATGCATCGATGCATTGACATGTAAAATTGCATGCAAGTGGCAAAGAAGTGAGAAATGGTAAGCTTTAAGTTTCATTTCATATAAAATAGACCATACAATTAGTCCAAAAGTTCGAACACATCTTCAAAAAAACCTCTTCAATAATTGacaattaaatgtttttttttttaatttgggaGTTTTGCACAATATATTTAAGACATCTTTTATATATACTCACACTAATTTTTCCTTTCCATTTCcacatattttctttttatctatcGCTTCTTTTTCAATCACATTACTCATCATATATCTCACATCTCTCTTATATAGTTATATTCATATCTCCCCTACCGGGGTGTAGGTGAATGGGTGAACCTATCTTTTTCCTATTTAAGAAGCACCTTGTATTTCCCATGCACAAAGATGATAAGCAAGGTTCCAAGCCATGTGACGGAGATACCTGAATATATAATTTTGTCAAAATCTGTAAAGAAGTTCAGCACAGTATAATTAAGGCTATGATTGGATATGTTAGCATtcatttcaaaacaaatagTGAATAAAACTCTTTTTATGGATTATGATGAAAATACGTTGGCATTACACTTAACTGATATACAAACACACGAAACCATCTAGTGGAATCAGTGCTAAGTAGCTAGTGTGATTTAATGATCCATTTATTGAAACCTTTAAGTCTAATGGATATCAACTCATAACAAGCAGTGTTGCAGAAAATTTCACCCTTTAGATTGTCAATCTTTGCCTTATTCTCTTCCTAAACAATGCTGCTTTCACATACATCCAATCATTCACCTTATCCAATAACCTGAAATAGGCATGTCTCCATGAAGCATTAAATATAAAAGATAAACAAACACCCCAGAAGCCACTGATGAATCCAATGCTCAAACTAACATAAAATCCAAGGGATATTAATCCACTTTCATCTCCTTCAACATCATTTCTTTGGTTGTCACTGGAGAGTGCAGGGTTGGAAGAACCTTCATCTCCTGGACAAGCTTCTATCAGCGGTGGCCCACAAAGTCCCTTGTTTCCAATATATGCAGAAGCATCAAAACTCTGTAGCTGGGTGCCCAATGGAATCCTTCCAGATAAGTTGTTGAATGAAATATTCAAATGACTAAGGAAATATAATCCAGACAAGCTCCTAGGAATTTCTCCAACAAGATGATTGCTTGACAAATCAAGGGATTCCAGCATTACCAGCTGACCAATGTTATCTGGAACCTTTCCTATCAAGTTATTTCCTGATAAATTCAGAGAAACCAAGCCCACAAGGCTGGTTATATTAGGAAATTCTCCACTTAAGTTGTTGCTTGATATATCTATGATTCTCATGAATTTGAGGTTTGTCCCTGATGAACTCACAGAAATGCTACTGGTTTATTGAAGAAAACAGAGACTCAATCCTCAAGTACTGAGGTTGAATTCTCAGGAATTACACAGGAGAATCAATGAACACTAACAAGAACCCTAGCCTCTGGAATTCGAGATCCAGAATCTCCCAAATCCTAACCAACTGAATAACTACCTGTAACTTCCCCCTTTCCCTTATTTATACTATTCAGTAGCTCTAACAGAATCACAACTATTAACAGAATTAGCCAGCTGTACTCTAACAGAAACAACTAACCATGCCAGCTGTTTATTAACAGATCAACCAACAATAACAGTCACACTAAGTTGTGACTTTCCTCTTGTTTCTTCTCTCATACACCTTCTTAATTGAAGGTCTATGCTCATCAATACCCCCCCCTAAAAgtttcaccttgtcctcaaggggaaaATCAGGAAAAGCTTCATGGAGCTGGGCAGCAGATTCCCAACTGTTCTCACAAGCAGGTAAAGAGTGCCACTGAATTAGCACCTCAATCTGGCCCATTGTGGTTTCCCTAACAGCCAGCACTGTTTCAGGTTCCACCAAGAGCTCATGATCTTCATTCAAGGCTGCTGGGAGAGGTTGAGGCTGAAAATTAGTCCCCACAGCCTTCTTGAGGAGAGAGACATGA
This portion of the Lotus japonicus ecotype B-129 chromosome 3, LjGifu_v1.2 genome encodes:
- the LOC130745522 gene encoding uncharacterized protein LOC130745522, with the protein product MPLPPYDCMLLFKPHIRKEALIDLVSRVGKHVYRRNGVVTDIKSFGPVQLGYGIKKLDGRYYQGQLMQLSMMATPDINKELHYLNKEDRLLRWLLVKQRNTKFGLDFLGEEGAIELSELSQSRKLYDYENADEDDDDGDDDEYEVNEEGHKMN